TTATACTTGCTATTTCTGATGAACGGTCTGATCAAGTGGCATGGAGTGAGCGATGGAGCGTTTTTAGATCGAACGGCACGACTGTAACGATAGGCAAGGAAGAGGCGATTTAAAGTCCACTATTTTGATGATCATCTTTTCGTTCTTCCCGTGAATAGGTAATATGATTTTGATCAAAACTTTATAGGAATCTTTGTATGCTGAAGATCATATATAAATCATGGATAAAGAAGATAGATTTTGATAGTTCTGGGCCCTTTTTATTCAATTCTTTACCAGTGCATCACACAGACACGTACTGCAGATTGCATTTCTCATCTGTTCTATTGTAATCACAATGAATGCACGAACATTCTATttgatttacataaaataaacggAAGGAACAGTTTACAGCCACATTCCTTTGAACAGGATATTGAAAACTGACATTCAACCAGCATAAAATGTAAATCTTAAGACAGGAAAGTCGGTAACGTGCAAGTTTTATTTCCTGAGATCACATTGGAGTGTTCGAATCAATCTGCTTAAACACATAGAAACTAAACAACACACTGGTTTCTAAAAGCATCCATTACATATAGTATGCGCATACAAGCCAAAGACTCATAGGCTCAGGAAACCCATAGGGCGGAGAAGACTAGAGAGTAACAAGTTCACCAAGTGCACACAAAAGTACTACAAAAGTACTACGGCACTTATTCATACGAGAGCCACAACTAGAAATAGCAATCATATTATAAATGTGAAAGGCCATCTTCTTCAGTGAAGAACCAAACAGCCTTCTGGGAAATGAGGGGGACCGACAGGGGTGGACTGACAAGAAGcttcttcactttctttctTACCGACTTCCTTGTCTTCGGCTTCCACAAGACCCGTAGCTTCGAATATATATGCCTTGACTTCTTGGAACCTCTCCTCAGAAAGGGAGACCTCAGCTAAGAGCCTCCATGCGTAGCTTTCGGATGCCTCTTCATAATCTTTCTTTCGCTTCAGCACCATGTGGCCACTGATCTCCCAAACAGCAGGATTCACCTGAGTGTCCAAAAGCTCCTGGCTCACCTCCCCCAGGGCCTGCTTCTCCGCGTAGCACTTTGTGATTGGGGAAAAAAGAAGGGGTAGTAAAGGATTAGGAAGTTAAAAGAATCCTTATAAATCCGGAAGAGGAATTATACGTCCTCTCACTAATCATGTCAGTTACTACCCAGATACCCAGATTCGAATTCACACAATAAATTTCTACCAAATATTAGCATCTATGACAGGAATAGTAAGAACAAAGGTACTAATTctactaaataataaaataaaaatgaaagaaagtgGATATGAAGGAAGAATGAGATCTACCTGTGGGAAGAGGAAGATCCTTCTGCCTGCATCAGAGATAAGCACATTAAATGGAATATTATTGTCTTGAAGGCAGATGCAAGCATTGGCTACAACATCAGATAACTCCTTCAAGGTGTTTCCTCCTTCATACACCAATCCTCTCACAGGATAATTCAGCAACTTTGAGACCTTCACACCACTCTTAGATTCACCCTCAACCAGAGGAATTTTCTGGGTGGGCGCCTTCTCAACTGGAAAAGGCACGGCCAAGTAATACGCCTGTAAAATATATAGCATACACCACCCTTTATCAGCCACAGTCGAAACAGCAAACACTAaatataaaacaagcaaaaagtaGGCTAACTACAAATTTAGTCTTTGAAATTTGACTGGCCCTGATTtcaatttcatcctcaaagttcAATTCTCACAATCAAATTTAGTGATCGATTTTCCTGAACAAAAGACTATGAAAAGGAGTTAATTGTTGTGGAGTTCGATTCTAAATTTGCTAGAATTCAAACTAGGAGAGCAAAATTGAAATCAAGCTCAAAATGAAGAGACTAATATCATTACAATTAACCCTTTGAAAGTATTACAAGAAGGGCTGACCTGGAAGTGAAGGTGGTTGATGGTGGCAAAGGCACCCAAGCTGTTGTAGCCGAGCCTGAAGTAAGGGCTTGCTGCTTCAGCCGCCATGTGGAACGCAAGCAAGAAGCTCTCAGGATCGATTCTCTGAGGCAGACAGTCGAGCACGCGGGGGATCAGCAGAACATGGCCATACTCAATTGGACTCACCTATGAACCAAAGCAAAACATCCAATCCATCTGTGTCAGGAAGTAAACCGGTAGGCACACTATGAAAATGGGCATCTAAAGGGTAAAACCTATGATTTTACAAGCTACTAAAATACTGTTACAGTATGTTTTATTTAGGTGGCTCTTCATCAGAACTTAAGACTAGTCATATCTACCTTAAAAGAGTTTGATACCTAATAATAACTTACAGAGTattccataattttttaacacaGTAGGATAAGTTCTGAGAGGGCTTGATAGAATTTTCCAAAACAAAAGGTAAGAAAAAGATAGGTAGTAAATCCAAAAGAACCTAAAGTTCAGGCACCTAAAGTACCAACATAAATATACTGAATATTTTCCTCTTACATTAATCGCAAGGACATTAGGGGCCTTAGTTCCATCAACGGGAGCTCGCTCGGAGAAGGATGACTTGTGGCTTCCGCTGGCCTCGAATCGGAAAAGCACTTCCTCCTGGCCCACCTTGGTGAAGTTAAACTTGGCAGGATCAAAGGGCTGAAGAACACAATCGACACGGAATTCAGTGGGCCGCTTCTTGAGGTGGCGGCCCTCGTTCAGCTGTGCGATGAACCCGTGCTCACCAGGAATCACTTTGGTCTCGCATGCAGTCACGTCGTAGCGGAACAGACCGCGGCTCATCCTATCTTCCCACTAAAAACAAGCAAACAAGAGAGGGGGAAACCCACATCAATTCCACTGCTGAAATTCAGCATGGTTGAAAAGCATGATATTCAACAAAATTCCATTAAATTAGGGACGAAAAGCATAAGTTTTTGGTCAATAAAAACATAATATGCGACATAAGgataaacaaatatatgatTATCTTATGTCTTTCATTTTTCAGAGTAAACAACAATTAACAAGATGAAGGATAATTCCAACAAAGATAAGCAACTCATATAATTCTTGACTTAGCTGAACAACACATACTAAATTCCAAGTATCTCATGACGGCATTGTGCGGATATCGACACACTACACTATCAGATAATTCGGAGAATTAGAGACCAATCACAACCACAAACTTGAGAGCCAAGACACAATTTTGAGTCTCAATTCAGAGCGATCCTAGTAAATTTACCTGCCCAAGCAAGAGGGTGTGGAGGAAGAAGTCGGCGGGGGGAGCCTCGTCCTCGCCAggggaggaagaagacgacgatATAAGCGACCTCGGATCCTCCTTGAACGCATAAAGCGGAAGCTTTGAGACTAGaaaaacacacaaaaacataAATCAAACAGCTAAAAATCACAACTTTCTCAGGAGCAGAtgcggctagggttagggttagggcaaATCGCTCACCGGGCAA
The nucleotide sequence above comes from Ananas comosus cultivar F153 linkage group 17, ASM154086v1, whole genome shotgun sequence. Encoded proteins:
- the LOC109722972 gene encoding GDP-L-galactose phosphorylase 2-like is translated as MLTIKRVPTVVSNYREDAPAEAAGCGRNCLGKCCLPVSKLPLYAFKEDPRSLISSSSSSPGEDEAPPADFFLHTLLLGQWEDRMSRGLFRYDVTACETKVIPGEHGFIAQLNEGRHLKKRPTEFRVDCVLQPFDPAKFNFTKVGQEEVLFRFEASGSHKSSFSERAPVDGTKAPNVLAINVSPIEYGHVLLIPRVLDCLPQRIDPESFLLAFHMAAEAASPYFRLGYNSLGAFATINHLHFQAYYLAVPFPVEKAPTQKIPLVEGESKSGVKVSKLLNYPVRGLVYEGGNTLKELSDVVANACICLQDNNIPFNVLISDAGRRIFLFPQCYAEKQALGEVSQELLDTQVNPAVWEISGHMVLKRKKDYEEASESYAWRLLAEVSLSEERFQEVKAYIFEATGLVEAEDKEVGKKESEEASCQSTPVGPPHFPEGCLVLH